A portion of the Bacillus thuringiensis genome contains these proteins:
- a CDS encoding DUF1648 domain-containing protein — MNNRFSIALFLTIIMTNIILYFFLPLSIVTKWDFNGTPTSTMDKSTFVIVNIIICSFLFFVFLALSKAASNQKFLHWIGNTMLLFLFFVDIVIALIALGFSLPLDHFIFLALGLLFILIGYFSSKIDTTKSTVSLEWNDKHLEKRASNISSISMMIAGIFLAILPFIFSAPYRGYAILAILLGMTLIILPSTIYLLIKDSKQSTPLKK, encoded by the coding sequence GTGAATAATCGATTTAGTATTGCTTTATTTCTTACTATTATTATGACAAATATTATTCTCTATTTCTTCTTACCATTAAGTATCGTTACGAAATGGGACTTTAATGGAACGCCTACATCAACAATGGATAAAAGCACTTTTGTAATCGTAAATATAATTATATGTTCCTTCTTATTCTTTGTATTTTTAGCTTTATCTAAAGCAGCGAGTAACCAGAAATTTCTCCATTGGATCGGCAACACAATGTTACTATTCTTATTTTTTGTCGATATTGTCATCGCCCTCATCGCTCTTGGCTTTTCACTTCCTCTTGATCATTTCATATTTTTAGCATTAGGGCTTTTATTTATATTAATAGGTTATTTCAGTTCCAAAATTGATACGACTAAATCAACCGTTTCATTAGAATGGAATGATAAGCACCTTGAAAAAAGAGCTTCAAATATTAGTAGTATTTCAATGATGATAGCAGGTATTTTTTTAGCGATACTTCCTTTTATCTTTTCTGCTCCCTATAGAGGTTATGCTATACTAGCAATTCTTTTAGGAATGACGCTTATCATTCTGCCGAGTACGATTTATTTACTTATTAAAGACAGCAAGCAATCTACCCCTTTAAAAAAATAG
- a CDS encoding GNAT family N-acetyltransferase, translating to MQNVVLKGKKVTIRTIEESDIKTLWNIIFKEESPEWKKWDAPYFPFSMQEYSSYKEKVQTRLQEEPLSNLIIENNGQIIGTVGFYWEHKPTRWLEMGIVIYNPTYWNGGYGTEALTLYRDLLFEKMEIGRVGLTTWSGNERMMKVAEKIGMSLEGRMRKCRYYNGTYYDSIRMGMIREEWEALCVTKG from the coding sequence ATGCAAAACGTTGTATTAAAGGGGAAGAAAGTTACAATTCGTACAATAGAAGAATCAGATATAAAAACATTATGGAATATCATATTTAAAGAAGAAAGTCCAGAATGGAAGAAATGGGATGCGCCATATTTCCCGTTCTCAATGCAAGAATACTCTTCCTATAAAGAGAAGGTGCAAACTCGTTTGCAAGAAGAACCACTGTCAAATTTAATTATAGAAAATAACGGTCAAATTATAGGGACGGTCGGATTTTATTGGGAGCATAAACCGACGCGTTGGTTGGAGATGGGAATTGTTATTTATAATCCAACTTACTGGAATGGTGGATACGGTACAGAAGCGTTAACGTTATATCGAGATTTATTATTTGAAAAGATGGAAATTGGTAGAGTAGGGCTCACGACTTGGTCTGGTAATGAACGAATGATGAAAGTAGCGGAGAAAATAGGAATGAGCTTAGAAGGTAGAATGCGAAAGTGTCGTTATTATAACGGAACATACTATGATTCTATTCGAATGGGCATGATTCGTGAAGAATGGGAAGCGCTATGTGTAACGAAGGGGTGA
- a CDS encoding 2'-5' RNA ligase family protein, translated as MYAIIATFDRVFTNKITELQNELTNVIGTNQLAGVEPHIMLADYNEVAVHLYTEKLGEFVAIQENMDVVTFPSVGIFPTNGTVFLAPTVTNELLKLHHSYHDYFKTFHDNPNSYYVPGKWVPHCTIANRLQTKQFLSVMEYIYEKFDFVTASIEKLKLIKVNYENGSAISSSILAEYNLKRMETSR; from the coding sequence TTGTACGCTATTATTGCTACATTTGATCGTGTGTTTACTAATAAAATTACAGAACTGCAAAATGAATTAACAAATGTAATTGGAACAAATCAACTAGCTGGAGTAGAACCTCATATTATGTTAGCTGATTATAATGAGGTAGCTGTTCATTTGTATACGGAGAAACTAGGGGAGTTTGTAGCTATTCAAGAAAATATGGATGTAGTAACTTTTCCTTCTGTTGGAATTTTTCCTACTAATGGAACGGTCTTTCTAGCGCCGACTGTTACCAATGAATTGTTAAAACTTCATCATTCTTATCATGATTATTTTAAAACTTTTCATGACAACCCAAATTCATATTACGTACCGGGAAAATGGGTACCGCATTGTACAATTGCAAATAGATTACAGACAAAGCAGTTTTTAAGTGTAATGGAATATATTTATGAGAAATTTGATTTTGTAACAGCTTCAATTGAGAAATTAAAATTAATTAAGGTGAATTATGAAAATGGTTCTGCCATTTCTTCTAGTATATTAGCAGAATATAATTTAAAGAGAATGGAGACATCGAGATGA
- a CDS encoding GNAT family N-acetyltransferase, giving the protein MTYIIREMKQEDIHAVQSVAKIAWHDTYEGIIPREIQDSFLDEAYSDEKMKYRLKNTHLFVAEEEGEVIGFANFSPVRLQNEAELGAIYLLPDQQGKGIGSALLQKGIKALNGIRKLYIHVEAANEKGKRFYEAKGFAELEQFEEDFEGHMMQTVRMVLYV; this is encoded by the coding sequence ATGACATATATAATTAGAGAAATGAAGCAAGAAGATATTCATGCTGTACAATCAGTAGCAAAAATAGCTTGGCATGATACATATGAAGGCATTATTCCAAGAGAAATTCAAGACAGTTTTTTAGACGAGGCATATTCTGATGAAAAAATGAAATATCGTCTTAAAAATACGCATTTATTCGTTGCGGAAGAAGAAGGAGAAGTAATAGGGTTTGCGAACTTTTCACCTGTTAGACTACAAAATGAAGCGGAATTAGGTGCGATTTATTTGTTACCAGATCAGCAAGGAAAAGGGATCGGAAGTGCTTTATTACAAAAAGGAATTAAAGCATTAAATGGGATACGGAAATTGTACATACATGTAGAAGCAGCAAATGAAAAAGGAAAACGCTTTTATGAAGCGAAAGGTTTTGCTGAATTAGAGCAATTTGAAGAAGACTTTGAAGGACATATGATGCAGACAGTAAGGATGGTTTTATACGTATAA
- a CDS encoding cupin yields MKIFDFSEKVGKHLSVFQSNFIMSKILNHRGNIHIGAMHLHENGIIGNHEAVVSQLLLIVEGAGYVCGVNKEKIKIEAGQAVFWEKGELHETSTEHGLTAIVMEAENLEQAIVMPIIQGEL; encoded by the coding sequence ATGAAAATTTTTGATTTTAGTGAAAAAGTAGGAAAGCACCTATCAGTATTTCAATCTAATTTCATCATGTCGAAAATATTAAACCATCGAGGAAATATACATATCGGTGCTATGCATTTACACGAGAATGGAATCATCGGTAATCATGAAGCAGTTGTATCTCAACTGCTTCTTATTGTGGAAGGAGCTGGATATGTATGTGGGGTAAATAAAGAAAAGATAAAGATAGAGGCGGGACAAGCTGTGTTTTGGGAAAAGGGAGAGCTCCATGAAACAAGTACAGAACACGGATTAACAGCAATTGTTATGGAAGCGGAGAATCTTGAACAAGCGATAGTAATGCCTATTATTCAAGGGGAGTTGTAA
- a CDS encoding GNAT family N-acetyltransferase translates to MIIKANQEDTNEILKCAAQSLFEGTRGNCQLSTEKAIEITKPIVEKGAYYLIIKEENKVMGWILIGENTDYFSREKLGFIYELYVFTKYRGRGLSRELMEAGIKELKEKYSEIRLNVFAGNFAKEMYEEFGFVERQVIMTLK, encoded by the coding sequence ATGATAATTAAGGCGAATCAAGAAGATACCAATGAAATATTAAAATGTGCGGCTCAATCGCTTTTTGAAGGGACGAGAGGCAATTGTCAATTAAGTACCGAGAAAGCGATTGAAATTACAAAGCCGATTGTAGAAAAAGGAGCATACTATTTAATTATTAAAGAAGAAAATAAAGTAATGGGATGGATATTAATAGGGGAAAATACAGACTATTTTTCTCGTGAAAAACTTGGGTTTATATATGAATTGTACGTTTTCACAAAATATCGCGGGAGAGGATTATCGCGAGAACTGATGGAAGCTGGTATTAAGGAATTAAAGGAGAAGTATTCAGAAATTCGGTTGAATGTATTTGCTGGGAATTTTGCAAAAGAGATGTACGAAGAGTTTGGGTTTGTTGAAAGGCAGGTAATTATGACTTTGAAGTGA
- a CDS encoding phosphotransferase family protein, giving the protein MRKENEYVAYLQSVYPELQIKSAHVNEIGQNNDVLIINDNIVFRFPKYEKGIQKLRVETKLLEKIRPFITIQIPDPSYQRLQDEVPGKVFAGYEMIEGEPFWKNTFTGINDEKQLQKLACTLAGFLKELHEIPLSTFEGIMQNDSADIYAETNSLYSQLKDYVYPYMREEAKKEVSLSFETYLNEESHFNFTSSLVHGDFGMTNILYSATKKDISGVIDFGGASIGDPAYDFAGILASYGGEFLQLFAAHYPNLEAVRERMYFYKSTFALQEALFGVLNNDKKAFEAGIEQYV; this is encoded by the coding sequence ATGAGAAAAGAAAATGAGTATGTAGCGTATTTACAAAGTGTGTATCCTGAACTACAAATAAAATCGGCACATGTAAATGAAATTGGCCAAAATAATGATGTTTTAATTATAAATGATAATATAGTATTTCGTTTTCCGAAATATGAAAAAGGTATTCAAAAACTTCGAGTAGAAACAAAGTTACTGGAGAAAATACGACCATTTATTACGATCCAAATTCCTGATCCAAGTTATCAAAGATTGCAAGATGAAGTGCCAGGAAAAGTATTTGCAGGATATGAAATGATTGAAGGGGAACCGTTTTGGAAAAATACTTTTACGGGAATAAATGATGAAAAGCAATTACAGAAACTTGCGTGCACATTGGCGGGATTTTTAAAAGAATTGCATGAAATTCCGTTATCCACATTTGAAGGTATTATGCAAAATGATAGTGCTGATATATATGCAGAAACAAATAGTTTATATAGTCAATTAAAAGATTATGTTTATCCATACATGAGAGAAGAGGCAAAAAAAGAAGTTTCATTATCTTTTGAAACGTATTTAAATGAAGAGAGCCATTTTAATTTTACATCGAGTCTTGTTCATGGGGATTTTGGCATGACAAACATCTTATATAGTGCAACAAAAAAGGATATTTCAGGGGTCATAGATTTTGGTGGTGCGAGCATTGGAGATCCTGCTTATGATTTTGCAGGTATATTAGCTAGTTATGGAGGAGAGTTTTTACAACTATTTGCAGCACATTATCCTAATTTAGAAGCAGTAAGGGAACGAATGTATTTTTACAAAAGTACATTTGCTCTTCAAGAAGCATTATTTGGTGTTCTAAATAATGATAAAAAAGCTTTTGAAGCTGGAATAGAACAGTATGTATAA
- a CDS encoding GNAT family N-acetyltransferase: MMRKLTKKDHEQVFAYLKEEAAINLFIIGDIEAFGYDTDFQELWGVFKENGTLKSILLRFHDSFIPYSKEDFVTLDYEALLSAYKPLKLSGKSTIVERFETSPSLQLGAKNEMYFCECLNDNNLPSTPIQETIKLATLDDVERIMQLRGNIAEFPVANESEKILRQALKTNTGRTYYIEKDGAIIASASTSAENSLSAMVVGVCTHPNYRGSGYASLILQKMIQDFINEGRTLCLFYNNPAAGRIYKRLGFKDIGMWTMYR, encoded by the coding sequence ATGATGCGAAAATTAACAAAGAAAGATCATGAACAAGTATTCGCTTACCTAAAAGAAGAAGCAGCCATTAACTTGTTTATTATTGGAGATATTGAAGCTTTCGGTTATGACACAGATTTTCAAGAATTATGGGGAGTATTTAAAGAGAATGGGACATTAAAATCAATTCTACTCCGATTCCACGATTCATTTATACCATATAGTAAAGAAGACTTTGTTACCCTTGATTATGAGGCACTTCTTTCCGCATATAAACCGCTTAAACTCTCTGGCAAGTCAACTATTGTAGAAAGGTTTGAAACTTCTCCAAGTCTACAATTAGGCGCCAAAAATGAAATGTATTTTTGCGAATGTCTAAATGACAACAACTTACCTAGCACGCCTATCCAAGAAACAATTAAACTTGCCACACTAGATGATGTAGAGCGAATTATGCAATTGCGAGGTAACATTGCTGAATTTCCAGTTGCTAATGAATCAGAGAAAATATTAAGACAAGCTCTCAAAACAAATACAGGACGCACATATTATATTGAAAAAGACGGTGCTATTATTGCATCCGCCTCTACTTCCGCTGAAAATTCATTATCCGCTATGGTAGTTGGCGTATGTACACATCCGAATTATCGCGGAAGCGGATACGCTTCGCTCATATTACAAAAAATGATTCAAGACTTTATAAATGAAGGCCGAACGCTTTGTTTGTTTTATAACAATCCAGCTGCTGGGCGAATTTATAAACGATTAGGGTTTAAAGATATTGGGATGTGGACGATGTATCGATAA
- the ytfJ gene encoding GerW family sporulation protein, translating into MDHPIQGLMKAAMENLKEMVDVNTIVGEPVQTADGGVVLTVSKVAFGFGAGGSDFQTNDGQRANGNPAFGGGSAGGVSITPVAFLVVNKDGVNILHLQNATHLAEKMIELAPQTIDKIQSMFQKEEKKEGNHHPQNPDEIL; encoded by the coding sequence GTGGATCATCCAATTCAAGGGTTAATGAAAGCAGCAATGGAAAATTTAAAAGAAATGGTTGATGTAAATACGATTGTTGGAGAGCCTGTTCAAACGGCTGACGGTGGTGTGGTGTTAACGGTTTCTAAAGTAGCGTTCGGTTTTGGAGCAGGAGGTTCTGATTTCCAAACGAATGATGGACAAAGAGCGAACGGTAACCCTGCATTTGGTGGCGGTAGCGCGGGTGGTGTTTCGATTACACCAGTAGCATTTCTTGTGGTGAATAAAGATGGAGTAAATATTCTTCATTTACAAAATGCGACACATTTAGCAGAAAAAATGATTGAATTAGCTCCACAAACAATTGATAAAATTCAATCGATGTTCCAAAAAGAAGAAAAGAAAGAGGGAAATCATCATCCTCAAAACCCTGATGAAATCCTTTAA
- a CDS encoding class I SAM-dependent methyltransferase: protein MTTFNWHESAEKKWDSSAEFWNQNSQEMWDSGSRSTIIPFFEQYVKKEAQVLDVGCGDGYGTYKLSRAGYKAVGVDLSEVMIQKGKERGEGPNLSFIKGDLSALPFENEQFESIMAINSLEWTEEPLRALNEIKRVLKKDGYACIAILGPTAKPRENSYPRLYGKDVVCNTMMPWEFEQLAKEQGFKVIDGIGVYKRGVNEKMLGQLPTELQQSLTFLWVFMLKNV, encoded by the coding sequence ATGACAACATTTAATTGGCATGAATCAGCAGAGAAGAAATGGGATAGTAGTGCGGAGTTTTGGAATCAAAATAGTCAGGAAATGTGGGACAGCGGGAGTAGGAGTACAATTATTCCGTTTTTTGAACAGTATGTGAAGAAGGAAGCTCAAGTGCTCGATGTTGGTTGTGGTGATGGATACGGTACATATAAATTAAGTCGAGCGGGCTATAAAGCAGTGGGAGTAGATTTATCGGAAGTAATGATTCAAAAAGGGAAGGAGCGCGGAGAAGGACCAAATTTATCTTTTATAAAAGGAGATCTTTCTGCATTACCATTTGAAAATGAGCAATTTGAATCAATTATGGCAATTAATTCTTTAGAATGGACGGAAGAGCCATTACGAGCGTTAAATGAAATAAAGCGTGTGTTAAAGAAAGATGGATATGCATGTATTGCAATTTTAGGACCGACAGCAAAGCCACGAGAGAACAGTTATCCTCGCTTGTATGGAAAAGACGTTGTTTGTAATACGATGATGCCTTGGGAATTTGAACAGTTAGCGAAAGAACAAGGTTTTAAAGTTATAGATGGCATCGGCGTATATAAGCGCGGAGTAAATGAGAAGATGTTAGGTCAACTACCTACAGAGTTACAACAATCGTTAACATTCTTATGGGTATTTATGTTAAAAAACGTATAA
- a CDS encoding formate--tetrahydrofolate ligase translates to MTTTTTVKSDIEIAQEASMKKIQEIAADLNILEDELEPYGHYKGKLSLDIFKRLQDEKDGKVVLVTAINPTPAGEGKSTVTVGLGQAFNKIGKKTVIALREPSLGPTMGLKGGAAGGGFSQVVPMEDINLHFTGDIHAITTANNALAAFIDNHIQQGNTLGIDTRKIVWKRCVDLNDRALRNVVIGLGGPVQGVPREDGFDITVASEIMAVFCLATDIQDLKARLSRIVVAYNFANQPVTVKDLGVEGALTLLLKDALKPNLVQTLENTPAIIHGGPFANIAHGCNSVIATTMAAKLGDYVITEAGFGADLGAEKFLDIKARAAGIKPEAVVIVATIRALKMHGGVAKDQLKEENVDALAKGMENLQKHVETIQSFGVPFVIAINKFITDTDAEVTYLQEWCNERGYAVSLTEVWEKGGQGGVDLAEKVLKEIEKGENNYAPLYELELPLEEKIRTIAQKVYGAKDIEFAPKARKQLAQYEGEGWSNLPVCMAKTQYSLSDDATKLGRPSDFIVTIRELKPSIGAGFIVALTGTMLTMPGLPKQPAALQMDVNEDGKAVGLF, encoded by the coding sequence ATGACAACTACTACAACAGTAAAATCCGATATTGAAATCGCACAAGAAGCGAGTATGAAGAAGATTCAAGAAATTGCAGCTGATTTAAATATTTTAGAAGATGAATTAGAGCCATACGGGCATTATAAAGGTAAGTTATCTCTTGATATTTTTAAGCGCTTACAAGATGAGAAAGACGGTAAAGTTGTTTTAGTAACAGCAATTAACCCAACTCCAGCTGGAGAAGGTAAATCAACAGTAACTGTTGGTTTAGGTCAAGCTTTTAACAAAATTGGTAAGAAAACAGTAATTGCACTTCGTGAACCATCTCTTGGACCGACGATGGGATTAAAAGGTGGAGCAGCAGGTGGCGGTTTTTCACAAGTCGTACCAATGGAAGACATTAACCTTCACTTTACTGGAGATATCCATGCAATCACAACTGCCAATAACGCATTAGCAGCGTTTATTGATAATCATATCCAACAAGGAAACACACTTGGAATTGATACGCGTAAAATTGTTTGGAAACGCTGTGTTGACTTAAATGATCGTGCCCTTCGTAACGTAGTAATTGGTCTTGGTGGACCTGTACAAGGTGTACCACGTGAAGACGGTTTTGACATTACAGTAGCATCTGAAATTATGGCCGTATTCTGCCTTGCAACAGATATTCAAGACTTAAAAGCGCGTCTATCTCGCATCGTAGTTGCTTATAACTTTGCAAATCAACCTGTAACGGTTAAAGATTTAGGTGTAGAAGGTGCGTTAACGCTATTATTAAAAGACGCATTAAAACCAAACTTAGTACAAACATTAGAAAATACACCAGCTATTATTCATGGCGGACCATTTGCGAATATTGCTCACGGTTGTAACAGTGTTATCGCTACGACAATGGCAGCAAAATTAGGTGATTATGTTATTACAGAAGCTGGATTCGGTGCTGATTTAGGCGCTGAGAAGTTTTTAGATATTAAAGCTCGTGCAGCTGGCATTAAACCAGAAGCAGTTGTTATTGTTGCGACGATTCGTGCGCTTAAAATGCATGGCGGCGTAGCAAAAGATCAATTAAAAGAAGAAAATGTAGATGCATTAGCAAAAGGTATGGAAAACTTACAGAAGCATGTTGAAACAATTCAAAGCTTTGGTGTGCCTTTCGTAATTGCAATTAATAAATTCATTACAGATACAGATGCAGAAGTTACATACTTACAAGAGTGGTGTAATGAGCGTGGCTATGCAGTATCCTTAACAGAAGTTTGGGAGAAGGGTGGCCAAGGCGGAGTTGACCTTGCTGAAAAAGTACTAAAAGAAATCGAAAAAGGTGAAAACAACTACGCACCACTTTATGAATTAGAATTACCATTAGAAGAAAAAATTCGTACAATTGCTCAAAAAGTGTATGGCGCAAAAGATATTGAATTTGCTCCGAAAGCACGTAAGCAATTAGCTCAATATGAAGGAGAAGGTTGGAGTAACCTACCAGTTTGTATGGCGAAAACACAATACTCTCTTTCTGACGATGCAACAAAATTAGGTCGTCCATCTGACTTTATCGTTACAATTCGTGAGTTAAAACCATCTATCGGTGCAGGCTTTATCGTTGCGTTAACAGGTACAATGTTAACAATGCCAGGTCTTCCAAAACAACCAGCAGCACTTCAAATGGATGTAAATGAAGATGGAAAAGCAGTAGGTTTATTCTAA
- a CDS encoding DEAD/DEAH box helicase, with protein MIKDMQPFLQEAWEKAGFKELTEIQKQAIPTILEGQDVIAESPTGTGKTLAYLFPLLHKINPEVKQPQVVILAPTRELVMQIHEEVQKFTAGTEISGASLIGGADIKRQVEKLKKHPRVIVGSPGRILELIRMKKLKMHEVKTIVFDEFDQIVKQKMMGAVQDVIKSTMRDRQLVFFSATMTKAAEDAARDLAVEPQLVRVTRAESKSLVEHTYIICERREKNDYVRRIMHMGDVKAVAFLNDPFRLDEITQKLKFRKMKAAALHAEASKQEREATMRAFRGGKLEILLATDIAARGIDIDDLTHVIHLELPDTVDQYIHRSGRTGRMGKEGTVVSLVTPQEERKLLQFAKKLGIVFTKQEMFKGTFVESKPPAPKKKKPAFTGKKKPR; from the coding sequence ATGATAAAAGATATGCAACCATTTTTACAAGAAGCTTGGGAGAAGGCTGGTTTTAAAGAATTAACTGAAATTCAAAAACAAGCGATTCCAACTATTTTAGAAGGACAAGACGTTATAGCTGAATCTCCAACTGGAACAGGAAAAACATTAGCGTACTTATTCCCCCTTTTACATAAAATTAATCCTGAAGTAAAACAGCCACAAGTTGTTATTTTAGCTCCAACGCGTGAACTTGTAATGCAAATTCATGAAGAGGTTCAAAAATTTACAGCAGGAACTGAAATTTCAGGTGCATCTTTAATTGGTGGTGCAGATATTAAGCGCCAAGTTGAAAAATTAAAGAAACACCCAAGAGTAATTGTCGGTTCACCAGGCCGTATCTTAGAATTAATTCGTATGAAAAAGCTAAAAATGCATGAAGTAAAAACAATTGTATTTGATGAGTTTGATCAAATTGTAAAGCAAAAAATGATGGGTGCAGTGCAAGATGTAATTAAATCAACGATGCGCGATCGTCAATTAGTATTCTTCTCGGCGACAATGACAAAAGCGGCAGAAGATGCGGCACGTGATTTAGCAGTTGAACCACAATTAGTACGTGTAACACGTGCAGAATCAAAAAGCTTAGTTGAGCATACGTATATCATTTGTGAGCGACGCGAAAAAAATGATTACGTAAGAAGAATTATGCATATGGGCGATGTAAAAGCAGTTGCTTTCTTAAACGATCCATTCCGTTTAGATGAAATTACTCAGAAATTGAAATTCCGTAAAATGAAAGCAGCGGCTCTTCATGCAGAAGCAAGTAAACAAGAGCGTGAAGCAACGATGCGTGCTTTCCGCGGTGGAAAATTAGAAATCCTACTTGCTACTGATATTGCAGCACGCGGTATTGATATTGATGATTTAACACATGTAATTCACTTAGAATTACCAGACACAGTAGACCAATACATTCACCGCTCAGGACGTACTGGACGTATGGGTAAAGAAGGAACTGTCGTATCTCTTGTAACTCCACAAGAAGAGCGCAAATTACTACAATTTGCGAAAAAACTAGGCATCGTATTTACGAAGCAAGAAATGTTCAAAGGAACATTTGTAGAATCGAAGCCACCAGCACCAAAGAAAAAGAAACCAGCATTTACTGGGAAGAAAAAGCCTAGATAA
- a CDS encoding sugar phosphate isomerase/epimerase family protein: MDRKLGMFLNTKHIEVNEGIQKAREWDLEYIQLYAMNKNFNLANIPVVEWTALKKSLSFNGIKIPSLAISFGENGITGTEVDSTINQIKYITDRGLELGAKIITAHIGKVPDDEKSECYDKMIRVCYEIGELAFKFGGVFAIETGSEKAIVLKRFLENANSKGLAVNFDPANLISDVNENPLEGLLLLKDYIVQTHIKDCKEVKSNSSSKYIEVAVGNGEVDFDIFFKVLDEIGFDGYNMIERNNYFDELDGMSQSINFAKKYISTQKE; the protein is encoded by the coding sequence ATGGATAGGAAATTAGGAATGTTTTTGAATACGAAACATATTGAAGTAAACGAAGGAATACAAAAAGCAAGGGAATGGGATTTAGAATATATTCAATTATATGCTATGAATAAAAACTTCAACTTAGCTAATATTCCAGTGGTAGAATGGACTGCTTTAAAGAAAAGCTTATCTTTTAATGGAATAAAGATTCCATCATTAGCAATTAGTTTTGGAGAAAATGGAATTACAGGAACAGAAGTTGACAGTACAATAAATCAGATTAAATATATTACTGACAGAGGTTTGGAGCTGGGAGCAAAGATCATAACAGCTCATATTGGGAAAGTTCCAGATGATGAAAAAAGTGAGTGCTATGATAAAATGATACGGGTTTGTTATGAGATAGGAGAATTAGCATTCAAATTTGGGGGAGTCTTTGCTATTGAGACAGGATCTGAAAAAGCAATAGTATTAAAACGATTTTTAGAAAATGCAAACTCGAAAGGACTAGCTGTTAACTTTGACCCAGCAAATTTAATAAGTGATGTAAATGAAAATCCGTTAGAAGGTTTATTACTATTAAAAGATTATATAGTACAAACTCATATTAAAGATTGTAAAGAAGTGAAAAGTAATAGTTCAAGTAAGTATATAGAAGTAGCAGTAGGAAATGGTGAAGTGGATTTCGATATATTCTTCAAAGTATTAGATGAAATTGGATTCGACGGATATAACATGATTGAAAGAAACAATTATTTTGACGAACTGGATGGGATGAGTCAGTCGATAAATTTTGCAAAGAAGTACATATCAACTCAAAAGGAATAA
- a CDS encoding VOC family protein, which produces MIHKVGQIMLYVNNQDEAVNFWTEKVGFHVVAEEDNKQGMRWIEIAPTNGAETSIILHNKEVISKMSPELNLGTPSLMFFSENLDQLYAGLKNKNVTVGEMVTMPSGKVFNFADSEGNYFAVMEKNQ; this is translated from the coding sequence ATGATTCATAAAGTAGGACAAATTATGTTATATGTAAATAATCAAGATGAGGCAGTAAATTTTTGGACGGAAAAGGTAGGGTTTCATGTAGTAGCAGAGGAAGATAACAAGCAAGGAATGAGATGGATTGAAATTGCTCCAACTAACGGTGCTGAAACGAGCATTATATTACATAATAAAGAAGTTATTTCGAAAATGAGCCCAGAATTAAATCTTGGTACACCGTCCTTAATGTTCTTCTCAGAAAATCTGGATCAATTATATGCAGGTTTAAAAAATAAAAATGTTACTGTTGGAGAAATGGTAACTATGCCTTCTGGTAAAGTGTTTAACTTTGCTGATAGTGAAGGGAATTATTTTGCGGTTATGGAGAAGAACCAATAA